The Salvia miltiorrhiza cultivar Shanhuang (shh) chromosome 2, IMPLAD_Smil_shh, whole genome shotgun sequence DNA window taattattacagAGCTGAAGCAAATCGAGAACTACAATTGAATCAGTAAAATGTATCAGATTTTATCACAGTTGTGTATAACTTGGATGATGCCATTGGTTAGCATTGCTGCAGTATTTTTGAagaattttaaagaagaaatggACATCAATGATAAATATCTATCTCCCATGAATTTGCTCCGGTTGGAACAATAACTGACAAAAAATGCTCTTCACTGCAAAACTTAAACTGCACCTCTTCCATGTTCACATAGCAAACCTTAGGTTCCGAACTCATATAGGCTCCAAAAATGCCTTCTCCCCTTCCTCTGATTCGTATTTTGTCGCACGAGGAGTCGTTGATAGCCTCAACTGCATCAATTGCCCCTCCTGAGTTGTACATGTTTATCAAACCAATCGGAGCAAATTGGAGTTCTTCATTGTACGACTGTACAGAGTTAAACACAGGCCATTATGAATGTGAGTTCCTCGATTGCCAACTGAAACGAAGTTTCTGCTATGGAGTAGTGAAACTACCTTGATTGGAGATACAGTGAAGACATCACATTGTAAGGTTTTGAGCTTCACAGTTAGCTTTCCATGCAGTGAAACTCGAGAGAGAGAACCTGAAGATTTTAATAAACAGTAGAATCTTGAAGAATTTCATCTCAGATGAATGCAGGCATACTCAAATGCTAGagataatttcaaataattgaGTAACCAAAATGCGTTAAAAGGAAAACCTGATTTGAAAGAAAAGACTGCAAAGTCTCCTGTCCGTGGCTGCAGATCGATTTCTGTGAGATACTCGATATTTGTTGGAGATATCTCCCCAGTCAGCTCGAGGCCATCTCGCTGAACGGTGTTTTCCAAACCAGGCCAGGTTCCTGCTCCTTGGCAATTGAACACAGCAAGCACTCCACAAAATTTGTTGAGGTTCCATATCTTCATAAGGCTTTTTTGAGTTGGCAAGAAAAAGCCTTTGAGTATAAAAGGTAATGATGCCTTAATGATCCAAAACTTTTATCTTATGACAAATATACCTTTCCCCGTCCATAACTGGATCGACAAATAAACAGTCACGAGTAGGCCTTCCAGGATATTTTGCCCTCAACACAGCTCCATCAGGCAGCACAAGCCTTTTTAGTATCTCAAAATCATGCTTTCCAGGTTTGTCACTGGCTCCAGCGCAATAATGCAGTAAGTTAGGCAAACGGCAACTAATACGTTTGTATTTGAGAAGAACTATATGTGATTTTTAAGGTGATGATCAGTTGATCACCAATTATAATAACACTGGCTGTAGTTTCATGCTGAGCAGAACTAAGAGCAACCTTATTTTTATCTTCTTGGataatagatttaattaatttttactgTACATTTCTCGTGTATACTCAAATTGACCTAGCCTGTATATACCTCACATAGACACCACAACCACCAACAGCTCGAGCAATTGCATGAAACTCAGCTGCATCATGGAGGCTctgaaaataatcaaaattaacattaaattacTTTTGAGTGCTGTCAAATGTTAAACTAATCATATTGAGAAAGAGTATCTCATACATAGAACATATCCCAATCTGGGACAAATACTTCACCAAAGAATAAACTATTAAAAGCTACAGCAGCTATATGCAGCGTCTGTGTAGTTGGGTTATTGGGATAATAATCATCCGATGCACGCGTAATGGCACTTGTATTTGCACTGCAAACATAAATAGTTTATCAAGCTATCATTATTTTTCCATCTGAATAGTGTGTAAACAGCATCCACCAAGCCAGTAGTGCAAGTGACATTAAGAAATATAACTTCTTATGGAACATTCTTTGTTAGaggaaatgaaataaaaattattaaactatgTTTATAGCTTCTCTTTATAAATGGACAAAAAGAAAGATTCAGGTTACAAGTTTAGTACCTGTAAACAGAATCTGTACTCTGTGCCATACAGCATATTATACTATTGTCTTGGAAGTTGTTGGATATTGACTTCTCGAGAGATTGATGAAAACTTCTAGTAAGTGAAACTCGACCTCCTGAACCTGTGGCTACTGTTTCTAGTATGTTTTGTACGTCTACCTTAACTCCATCCACTTCCTGTGACACGAGATACCTGTGCAGGTCGTCATAAAATTCAAATATCCTTTCTGGATCAACTATACCAACACCATACTCCTCCATACGGTCCATGGCTATGTCCCTGCGATGTGCAAGATTTCCTATTGATTGTTGTGGGAACTTTAATGTCGGATTGTATTTCTGAGTTCCTGGACAATTTGGGTGAAGTCCACCCCAGTATCCCATTAACGCATGCCATACATAAACATACCTGGAAGAAGAAACAAATACGTACTTAATGATGCAATATTCCATTTTGAGAACAAAAAACTCTTAGCTATCTATGAAATTTTTTACTGAGCTTCCGGAAAGCCTGTCACATCAGTGACATCACAGATGATGGTGATTCAGAAAATTCTATTGCCCTTGAATCATTGTTTTGTACTCAATTTGGTAACACTATAAATTGATAATCAATAGGAGGAAAGACGGGAAAAGAAAAAGCATACTTGAGGCCATAAGTTCCCTTTATATCTGAAACAAAGTCCTTTAAACTATGTGGCGTGCCGCTTGAATCATCATTTGCTGCCTTCCGAAACTTTTCATTTTCTCTTATACTCATCAATCTGCCACCAAACCTGCATTTCCAGTACTGGCCAGGTTATATTACATAAGAATTCTCCAACTTAAATATCAAAGAGAGGAACAGTGAACTTACTGTGACCCTTCTCGGAAAGGCTCTCCCTCCTTTTGGAACTCATTGGCTGTGTCTTGCCATCCGTCATCAATGATCAAAAACCTTGCCGGAGTGCCACCTTCAGATAAGCTGAGATAAAAACAGAGTAGGCGAAAGACAATGAGATCACCTAGACTGAAGCTTCGGAAGAAGGCTAAAGAGAACAACTCGCTCAAAATATTCTAAAGATTCATGTTTAGAATTTGGATATGCATCTACAAGTCATGGAGACTGTCATATTGCTGACCATACATGCAGAAACATAATCAATAATACGCAACTTTCTCAGCCTAAAATTGATGATGAGATGAAGTTTCGTGATAATATGTAGAAATACTGACACCTAGGAGTCAAAATCTTCTGctcacaaaaaatattaaaccaataaatactTCAAAGATAAGAATAAGCAGTAATAAATTTAACTTCCGAGcatatttacaacaaaaaattcTCTTTGCATCAAATATAATACAGACCAACAATGAATTTCCAAGAACATTAGTAGAAGTTGAAGAATGAAATATTATCAAGGTAGCATAAACCTTTTCAGCCCATCTCTGATTCCTTGAGGATTGACATCTTGGTAAAAAGCATCCCAAGTGCACCAACCGAACCAATCAAGCATCCCAGGCATCTGGAACAACAAGTTTTTATTTCTAAATAACAAGTTTTTATTTTCAAGATAACAAGAGAGTTTTTCAAAGAACATGCCTGCTTGGTCTCTCGAAGAGCAAATGTTCCATTGTACTTTTGCAGAATCCTGTGCATTGTCAGAGGTCACAAAACCATTATCTATGACTATGACTTTGTCCTCAGTACATGAAACAATCAAAGATTGCCAAAATACCACGTGCTATTGAAATTAGTTAGTGTACTTTTGCGCTTTCATGCTATCAACGAAACAAAATCCTCTACAAAGCGATTCGATCAAATCTAGTCATGAAATTCACAGCCACTTTTGAGGCCCACCTACTTCATAGATTCCTTGATCAATTCGAAGGGGTTGCCTCCATAGTTCACTAAAACTGCTCTGGAAGACCCAGGTCCAATTTTGTTGGAGTCACCTACAAAATCATGAGAAGCTCATGTCAGAGTACAGTAACCACATATTAGTATTTTATGCAATATAGGCAATGGAAAACAAGAAGCACCATTGGTTAAAATGCATGGAGCAGAGTTCTTGAGGTGTCAAAATTATGCCAGCTTTCCAACCAGGAGAGAACTTTTCATGCAAGATGATACAAACCAAGATCCACCCAAAAATATTTAGCATGGCATTTTAGCTACACTCCTTGGAGATAATGAGCACTTCAAAGGCAATTAATATTGAACAGACTGAGGATTCCCTACCAGTTTCAACGCAAACTTCTAGCTCATTGGCTAAGTTCCCCTGCAGGCTGCTCCTGAATTCTCCATCTAATATAGGCAGAAACAGCACATAAGCTGTATTTCCATGAGGTTCTCCAGAATTTGGCTCTACCCTTGCCTCCAGAAGCAACATCTGCGTTTCAACTGGAATGTCCTTCGCTGAACTCCCCACTCGCGGTATCATCCACCATATCTTGAACCTAAACAGCGACAGAAATCTCGCTCCTCTGCATTCAGCACATACATCACACCATTTGACAATGTTGGTAATATCTTACCAATCAtgtgcaaacaaaaagaaaaaaaagaaaacacataAGGAATTAAGAATAGCACATGAAGCCAAAAGGGAGGGATGGAGGGAGAGATCAAAGGGAAAAAAAGTTAAGACCCAACAtcaaacacaaaaacaacaaatgataatttcataaaaatatgtTTGAGGGACCATAAAATTTCAACGTCACATATCTACACTTGCCCTATAAATTGTTTGCATTGCTGGCTCTATGAGAAAGCACattgaatttcaaaattttaacgAACTCTAAAATGGGATTTCATACTTCTATAAATATTCAGCTTCCTGTTAGAGTATAATGCATTTCTCATTCAGGCCAAGAAACTCATGGAGATGGAGGCATTGAATTTCAAATTAACGAACTCTAAAATGGTATGAATATGATTATGCTTCTATAAACATTCAGCTTCCTGTTAGAGTATAACGCAGATGCATTTGGTTCATTATCGGGATTTGTGCTTCAATGTCTTCAGCAGTGTTAATGGGAGTATTTCGAGATACAAGGCTACTCATGAGAATCAGGTTTtgattacaaatttacaatgaAACCTTTATAGCCCTGTTGTTAAGCATGCCGCTACAAGAATTGTGCTCAGCTTGCTGTTCCATCTAACTAGCTTGTTACACATTTGGATGTGAACAATGCCTTTCTGAATCTTAGTCGTGAACTTCAGGAgcagatatatatgaaacaacCACCTGGTTTTGAAGAGAAGTTATACCTTTCAACCTAAGGTCTTCTGATTGAGCAAAGCATTTTTTGACTTAAAGAAGCTTCAGAATCTTGGTTTACCAAAGTTAAAAGTGCTCTCATATGACTTGGTTTCACACAGAGT harbors:
- the LOC131011361 gene encoding probable galactinol--sucrose galactosyltransferase 2 isoform X2, with translation MCSSWELFNITNIVKWCDVCAECRGARFLSLFRFKIWWMIPRVGSSAKDIPVETQMLLLEARVEPNSGEPHGNTAYVLFLPILDGEFRSSLQGNLANELEVCVETGDSNKIGPGSSRAVLVNYGGNPFELIKESMKILQKYNGTFALRETKQMPGMLDWFGWCTWDAFYQDVNPQGIRDGLKSLSEGGTPARFLIIDDGWQDTANEFQKEGEPFREGSQFGGRLMSIRENEKFRKAANDDSSGTPHSLKDFVSDIKGTYGLKYVYVWHALMGYWGGLHPNCPGTQKYNPTLKFPQQSIGNLAHRRDIAMDRMEEYGVGIVDPERIFEFYDDLHRYLVSQEVDGVKVDVQNILETVATGSGGRVSLTRSFHQSLEKSISNNFQDNSIICCMAQSTDSVYSANTSAITRASDDYYPNNPTTQTLHIAAVAFNSLFFGEVFVPDWDMFYSLHDAAEFHAIARAVGGCGVYVSDKPGKHDFEILKRLVLPDGAVLRAKYPGRPTRDCLFVDPVMDGESLMKIWNLNKFCGVLAVFNCQGAGTWPGLENTVQRDGLELTGEISPTNIEYLTEIDLQPRTGDFAVFSFKSGSLSRVSLHGKLTVKLKTLQCDVFTVSPIKSYNEELQFAPIGLINMYNSGGAIDAVEAINDSSCDKIRIRGRGEGIFGAYMSSEPKVCYVNMEEVQFKFCSEEHFLSVIVPTGANSWEIDIYH
- the LOC131011361 gene encoding probable galactinol--sucrose galactosyltransferase 2 isoform X1; this translates as MTTAVSSTSLRTLRFKFNNLSPFSPTNGNKVLQNGFLRLRRSGCGGRCSMFVKTAPVLKDGVLSFNGKNTLLGVPENVVVTPCSDSAAFLGAVSSQSNSRHVFKLGVIQGARFLSLFRFKIWWMIPRVGSSAKDIPVETQMLLLEARVEPNSGEPHGNTAYVLFLPILDGEFRSSLQGNLANELEVCVETGDSNKIGPGSSRAVLVNYGGNPFELIKESMKILQKYNGTFALRETKQMPGMLDWFGWCTWDAFYQDVNPQGIRDGLKSLSEGGTPARFLIIDDGWQDTANEFQKEGEPFREGSQFGGRLMSIRENEKFRKAANDDSSGTPHSLKDFVSDIKGTYGLKYVYVWHALMGYWGGLHPNCPGTQKYNPTLKFPQQSIGNLAHRRDIAMDRMEEYGVGIVDPERIFEFYDDLHRYLVSQEVDGVKVDVQNILETVATGSGGRVSLTRSFHQSLEKSISNNFQDNSIICCMAQSTDSVYSANTSAITRASDDYYPNNPTTQTLHIAAVAFNSLFFGEVFVPDWDMFYSLHDAAEFHAIARAVGGCGVYVSDKPGKHDFEILKRLVLPDGAVLRAKYPGRPTRDCLFVDPVMDGESLMKIWNLNKFCGVLAVFNCQGAGTWPGLENTVQRDGLELTGEISPTNIEYLTEIDLQPRTGDFAVFSFKSGSLSRVSLHGKLTVKLKTLQCDVFTVSPIKSYNEELQFAPIGLINMYNSGGAIDAVEAINDSSCDKIRIRGRGEGIFGAYMSSEPKVCYVNMEEVQFKFCSEEHFLSVIVPTGANSWEIDIYH